The following are encoded in a window of Mycosarcoma maydis chromosome 10, whole genome shotgun sequence genomic DNA:
- a CDS encoding uncharacterized protein (related to Dynactin 1), with amino-acid sequence MSTPRAPGTAPQPIHLHSRVKVSNLGHGEVLFVGQTSFAPGVWVGIELDEQNGKNNGSVQGKRYFECDDGYGVFVRSSQVHVLSPEEEMHSVDDESMPPPPTPSSTVTRPAATLTPSAAAAARLSPRKSVAPTPSRAPATRSSLAPAAPPSATRRTSATSVSSSISSASASRPPTSASITSRTSSPIKPSTGVRSPVKPTATGRISAASSMMRSAAAASSLANKTASPSTPVATARTLRTANTPASAALSSARTPTAGSGMTRTAQRAIPSAVSASAKPQTPAAARAGLRPVPASRPSMISGASRTAASSPSVASTSRVGAARAAAASAPISRAASSISIVSRAGSSLGPSRLGPRSSAGSAVSSGRTSASRRLQDPDDDDADYLLGAQDDDQDDLLATESYANLAQTDEDNVVDDADQTIDAGSAADSTLRSTKLLNKSTRDFMSLVEPSSSNAAVRSSAEFGALQKEVEELRAKVRVLEKKRDDDRNRIAELEGLREQAELSIAAAPKLTAKVHELQAELKDQKKLEKDWAIEKDDFERQLSHLNDELESLTLDREMAEEKAETAVLEAQEHLLSLEAANNKIRALEKDLNPHLLRRSAGAGEAGGDQDDSGQGAAYSAASDLLQRENDQLRRVLRDLRDRSNETEGEHRRRIIELERENTELIELNATNDSLLPELENAESMIEDLKLQLDDALGAQDLVEQLTERNLQLSDLVKKLRDEIEEHETMAEINNELEEQHTINEKELREEIDLCESRIRDLLTRNEGLENNAVDYQNTFAQFRDLVSNLQSELEATKAEQAEYGGGDGAGRRGLADQAMLNLNLKLQSSALKSQAKTIDLELGRLQAAQATSHLEMVRSYLPSAYFEADADAVNCLLFFRRMAAKSDLIKTVVETNHDIQESLSGIVPETMVSVCQMRHSIAHFTALSRQIAAVLRLAPTEVFLRGGRMFRENMAIERKVDAFIAALRREELKEQECGLEFGRFVKQFEDFTMALGGEENDSDLAAKEVGSANLIDHDLDTLIAALGYAKQQLAQLYADDDVEWDMASKNIEDDVFDPLQELINRIRNTKVLTRKVLRRLLSLAENDEAVRMEAIMALPPLGRLTSQLVTFATQLSTSISTYVAEVRTSKTVFEISKVIEMVAEATEEGLGKPDINLWSGPLSSTLHLSNTVQTVLTAIVEQGNVIRIVGPGPWLARAVEIKTQAAQNPELERQVTKLSEDARDLLRQVKARDQALQEGSIKIERLQKQLEKSKAQVDEHSDVRSKLTETQRQAKAYQDANDALQSEIEALQKDHDRLKAQLASAPEDALAANQAVGEGEARIGGAGRALADGAVDVGASYGSLETSYLVDQLEALKGALKHLRNENASLKGSALLQQMEALPALVRRSQPEVVAAKSGDESDTKKIGEPVKRVPLRTARRANTAAGGSVLTEAKQLYNTALTTLALSSVVDLTPLSSKSARLMESTGEAGATESKGVARRPWLPYHKQPEVQLEQQTQTRLKLSKQLTALSERLAPAVGSVTSAPRFTMRTIST; translated from the coding sequence TATGGTGTCTTTGTCCGCTCCAGTCAAGTCCACGTCTTGTCTCCCGAGGAGGAGATGCATAGCGTAGACGACGAGTCCATGCCTCCTCCACCGACACCTTCTTCGACAGTAACACGTCCCGCTGCCACGCTCACTCCttccgctgccgccgctgcgcGTCTCAGTCCACGCAAGAGCGTAGCACCTACACCATCCCGGGCACCAGCTACCAGGAGCAGCCTTGCTCCTGCGGCGCCACCTTCTGCGACGAGACGGACCAGCGCTAccagcgtcagcagcagtatTTCTTCCGCATCAGCATCAAGGCCACCAACGTCGGCCAGCATCACATCACGCACCTCCTCCCCCATCAAGCCATCCACCGGAGTGCGCTCACCTGTCAAACCAACCGCAACCGGCCGTATCTCGGCAGCATCCAGCATGATGCggtcagcagcggcagcgagcTCACTTGCAAACAAAACCGCTTCGCCGAGCACCCCAGTCGCCACTGCGCGTACGCTCCGGACCGCTAACACtcctgcttctgctgctctATCAAGTGCGAGAACGCCAACGGCTGGTTCCGGCATGACAAGGACAGCGCAAAGAGCCATTCCATCCGCAGTCTCAGCCTCCGCCAAACCACAAACCCCAGCAGCTGCCAGGGCAGGGCTTCGTCCTGTCCCTGCAAGTCGACCGTCCATGATCAGTGGCGCTTCTCGTACCGCTGCCTCCAGTCCCAGCGTCGCCTCGACGTCTCGTGTCGGTGCAGCACGTGCGGCTGCCGCATCTGCTCCCATCTCTCGCGCCGCGAGTTCGATAAGCATCGTATCCCGTGCTGGCAGCTCGCTTGGTCCCTCCCGCCTAGGTCCGAGAAGCTCAGCGGGCAGTGCAGTCAGCTCTGGTCGCACCAGTGCGTCACGCCGTCTGCAAGATCctgacgatgacgatgctgacTATCTGCTAGGAGCACAAGACgatgatcaagacgatcTCCTTGCTACCGAATCGTATGCTAACCTAGCGCAGACCGATGAGGATAATGTGGTGGATGATGCAGACCAAaccatcgacgctggctCAGCTGCAGACTCGACCTTGCGCTCtaccaagctgctcaacaagtCGACACGAGATTTCATGAGCCTTGTCGAgccatcctcttccaaTGCAGCGGTGCGGTCTTCCGCCGAGTTTGGCGCCTTGCAAAAGGAAGTCGAGGAGCTGCGTGCCAAAGTGCGCGTTCTCGAAAAGAAGCGTGACGACGATCGAAATCGtatcgccgagctcgaaggGCTCAGggagcaagccgagctcTCGATCGCCGCAGCGCCCAAACTCACGGCCAAAGTCCACGAACTGCAGGCTGAGCTCAAAGACCAGAAGAAACTCGAAAAGGATTGGGCTATCGAAAAGGACGACTTTGAGCGGCAGCTATCCCATCTGaatgacgagctcgagtcgttGACCCTGGATCGTGAGATGGCCGAAGAGAAAGCCGAGACTGCGGTTCTCGAAGCGCAGGAACATCTTCTGTCGCTCGAGGCCGCCAACAACAAGATTCGAGCTCTCGAGAAGGACCTAAATCCGCATCTTCTTCGGCGCAgcgctggtgctggagAAGCAGGTGGCGACCAAGATGATAGTGGTCAAGGCGCCGCGTactctgctgcttctgatTTGTTGCAGCGCGAAAACGATCAGCTGCGCCGGGTTCTTCGAGACCTGCGTGATCGTTCCAACGAGACCGAAGGAGAGCACCGCCGAAGGatcatcgagcttgagcgcgaGAACACGGAGCTGATCGAACTGAATGCGACCAACGATTCGCTGCTGCCCGAATTGGAGAATGCAGAGTCCATGATTGAAGATctcaagctgcagctcgacgacgcacTCGGTGCTCAAGACTTGGTCGAACAGCTCACCGAGCGGAACTTGCAGTTGAGCGACCTCGTCAAGAAGCTTCGCGACGAAATTGAAGAGCACGAGACCATGGCAGAGATCAACAACGAGCTAGAGGAACAGCACACCATCAACGAAAAGGAGCTCCGCGAGGAGATCGACCTGTGCGAGTCACGCATCCGCGATCTGCTCACGCGCAATGAAGGTCTCGAGAACAACGCGGTTGACTATCAGAATACATTCGCCCAATTTCGCGACCTTGTCTCGAATCTCCAAAGCGAACTGGAAGCTACCAAGGCGGAGCAGGCCGAGTATGGAGGCGGAGACGGTGCGGGACGGAGAGGTTTGGCGGATCAAGCCATGCTTAACCTCAATCTCAAGCTGCAGTCGAGCGCACTCAAAAGTCAAGCCAAGACCATTGATTTGGAACTCGGACGGCTACAGGCAGCCCAAGCGACTTCGCATCTTGAGATGGTCCGCTCGTATCTACCGAGCGCCTACTTTGAAGCAGACGCCGATGCAGTCAATTGCTTGCTCTTTTTCCGTCGTATGGCTGCAAAATCGGATCTGATCAAGACCGTCGTCGAGACCAATCACGATATTCAAGAAAGCCTGTCAGGCATTGTCCCCGAAACCATGGTCAGCGTCTGCCAGATGCGTCACTCGATTGCTCATTTCACTGCCCTGTCTCGACAGATTGCTGCAGTGCTGCGTCTAGCGCCCACCGAGGTGTTTCTTCGGGGCGGGCGCATGTTCCGCGAGAATATGGCCATCGAACGCAAGGTGGATGCCTTCATCGCAGCGCTGCGACGCGAAGAGCTCAAAGAACAAGAATGCGGCCTCGAGTTCGGCAGATTCGTCAAACAGTTTGAAGATTTCACCATGGCATTGGGCGGAGAGGAAAACGACAGCGATCTCGCTGCCAAAGAAGTGGGTTCAGCCAACTTGATCGACCACGATCTTGATACACTCATTGCAGCTCTTGGctacgccaagcagcagcttgcgcagctgtATGCGGATGACGATGTCGAGTGGGACATGGCAAGCAAGAACATCGAGGATGACGTCTTTGATCCGCTGCAGGAGCTCATCAATCGCATTCGCAACACCAAGGTGCTTACGCGTAAAGTGTTGCGCAGGCTTTTGAGCCTCGCCGAAAACGACGAAGCGGTGCGAATGGAGGCCATCAtggcgcttccaccgctGGGCAGGCTCACATCACAGCTGGTGACATTTGCCACACAGCTGTCCACGTCAATCTCGACGTACGTTGCCGAGGTGCGAACGTCCAAGACGGTGTTCGAGATCTCCAAGgtgatcgagatggtggcgGAAGCGACCGAAGAAGGACTCGGCAAGCCAGACATCAACCTGTGGTCTGGCCCACTTTCGTCCACTTTGCATCTGTCGAACACCGTTCAGACAGTGCTCACGGCCATTGTCGAGCAAGGAAACGTCATTCGCATCGTCGGTCCCGGTCCCTGGCTTGCACGCGcggtcgagatcaagacgcAGGCAGCTCAGAATCCCGAGCTAGAAAGGCAGGTgaccaagctgagcgaAGACGCGCGCGACTTGCTCCGGCAGGTGAAAGCACGAGATCAGGCGTTGCAAGAGGGTTCGATCAAGATTGAACGGCTGCAAAAGCAACTGGAGAAATCAAAGGCACAGGTGGACGAGCACAGCGATGTGCGTTCGAAGCTCACTGAAACGCAACGTCAAGCCAAGGCGTACCAGGATGCAAACGATGCTCTAcagagcgagatcgaggcgtTGCAGAAGGATCACGATCGGCTGAAAGCCCAGCTGGCTTCTGCGCCGGAGGATGCATTGGCAGCGAATCAAGCAGTGGGCGAAGGCGAAGCCCGAATTGGTGGCGCTGGTCGTGCGCTCGCAGATGGCGCAGTGGACGTAGGCGCGAGCTATGGCAGTTTGGAGACGTCCTATCTGGTGGATCAGCTGGAAGCGCTCAAAGGTGCGCTCAAGCATCTACGCAACGAAAATGCTAGTCTCAAGGGTAGCGCCTTGTTGCAACAGATGGAAGCACTTCCTGCCCTTGTTCGTCGATCGCAGCCGGAAGTGGTTGCCGCCAAGAGCGGCGACGAAAGCGACACCAAGAAGATCGGAGAGCCGGTCAAACGTGTACCGCTGCGTACGGCTCGCAGGGCTAACACGGCGGCTGGTGGATCGGTTCTTACcgaagcaaagcagctcTACAACACAGCGCTCACGACGttggccttgtcgagcgtggTCGATCTCACACCGCTGAGTTCAAAGTCAGCACGGCTGATGGAATCCACCGGTGAGGCCGGTGCAACGGAGAGCAAAGGCGTAGCGAGAAGACCCTGGTTGCCATATCACAAGCAGCCAGAGGTGCAGTTGGAGCAACAGACACAAACGCGACTCAAGCTGTCAAAGCAGCTGACGGCTCTTTCGGAACGATTAGCGCCGGCGGTTGGCTCAGTGACGTCGGCGCCGAGGTTCACGATGCGTACCATTTCGACCTAG
- a CDS encoding rRNA-binding ribosome biosynthesis protein UTP23 (related to UTP23 - essential nucleolar protein that is a component of the SSU processome) has protein sequence MRQRRAKLYRKMLHAYQLQFGFREPYQLLIDDTFSLALSRYKISDPLNQFSNVLQSKKIKPLITQCCMQALYALGKQAQSTVDMAKQWERRMCNHRDAIDPQRCIKECVGDKNKHRYIVASEQGELRRDLRLGVAGLPMMHFTQAVMVLEPMSPLTKSKIEEKEEQKLSLPLSEAALLKSVPNVELDIVGAAANDAAETDAVEAGQAEANQEAGSRRRKRKAPNPLSVRKPKTPRLSMDDKLKREQELKKQKQRAAARARLQASSSNADNAQGATTHSARKKRRRSSTTKNRATETAQSGSSTPAPATDKKSQSEQKLVAAETNGQPRNKRRTRSHNAANNAKPVDGAPAEPVSA, from the coding sequence ATGAGACAGCGTCGTGCCAAACTGTATCGCAAGATGCTTCACGCATACCAGCTCCAATTCGGTTTCCGTGAGCCCTACCAGCTTCTCATCGACGATAccttctcgctcgctctcaGCCGGTACAAGATCTCTGACCCGCTCAACCAATTCAGTAACGTTCTGCAGTCGAAAAAGATCAAACCGCTCATCACACAATGCTGCATGCAAGCACTCTACGCTCTCGGAAAGCAAGCGCAGTCTACTGTCGACATGGCCAAGCAATGGGAGCGAAGGATGTGCAATCATCGAGATGCCATCGATCCGCAGCGATGCATCAAGGAATGCGTCGGAGACAAGAACAAACATCGTTACATTGTAGCCTCTGAACAGGGCGAGTTGAGGCGAGATCTCAGGCTGGGTGTTGCAGGATTACCCATGATGCATTTCACACAGGCAGTCATGGTGCTGGAACCTATGAGTCCGTtgaccaagagcaagatcgAAGAAAAGGAGGAGCAAAAGTTGAGTTTGCCGCTCAGTGAAGCTGCGTTGTTGAAGAGTGTGCccaatgtcgagctcgacattgttggtgctgctgctaatGATGCAGCGGAAACGGACGCAGTAGAAGCCGGCCAGGCAGAAGCAAACCAAGAGGCTGGTTCAAGAAGGCGTAAGCGCAAAGCACCCAATCCTTTGTCGGTTCGCAAACCCAAAACCCCGCGTCTGAGCATGGACGATAAACTGAAAAGAGAACAGGAGTTGAAGAAGCAGAAACAacgtgcagctgcacgcgCGAGATTGCAAGCGTCCAGCTCGAACGCTGATAACGCCCAAGGTGCAACAACTCACAGCGCcaggaagaagagaagaCGCTCGAGTACGACCAAGAATCGCGCCACTGAAACTGCTCAAAGTGGATCATCGACACCTGCACCAGCGACCGACAAGAAATCCCAGAGCGAGCAGAAGCTTGTCGCCGCCGAAACAAACGGCCAACCAAGAAACAAGAGACGCACCAGATCTCACAACGCCGCAAATAACGCTAAGCCCGTCGACGGTGCACCAGCAGAACCCGTCTCAGCATAA